Below is a genomic region from Brassica oleracea var. oleracea cultivar TO1000 chromosome C9, BOL, whole genome shotgun sequence.
AAAGCCTCAGTCGTCAAGATTGAGAGACAGAAGGTATGCAAGCAAACCAAGAACAGGAACAAACCTAAGATACCTCACTAACTCAACTTTACTCTTCTTCACGTTTTGCAGGTTCTCTCCAATCAACCATGGCTGAAAAACTGTGTACAAACATATATCCCATATAAACGCGTAAGCTAGTCTCTCCGATCCCAAATAACCAATCAGATACTGCCATCTTTCCATTATTCCACCGAAACCTCCATCTGCTCGACCGTAGAGAGACCACAATGTAGATATCAGACACACCGTAGCACCGGTGAGACCAACTACCGACGCACCTTTGGTCATGGCTTCGCCAAGTTGAGACCTTTTGCTCGGTTTATCATCTGGGTCAGCGTCATTGAGCCGTATGGCCATGTATGGGATCAGAAACGCTGTTTCCATTCACAAGATCAAATCATCATATTATAAGTAAATAACTAAATCACAAGGAAAAGTAAGAAGTGTGTGTTACTTACTGTTTGTGAGGAACATCATGAGACCCCATAAGACGTCAAGAGAGCTTTTGAATCGATCTCTCTTTCGGTCTGTGTATAGCAATGGAGCAAACATGAGTGTCCAAGCTATTACAAAGTTGAATAACCCTTCAGCCATCTGTTTTTTTTTTTTTTGTTTTTCAGACAGAAAATGAAAACATTTTTCAGCAGATCGTTGAATAGAGTAACACTAGTGTGAACATTACTTAAATAGTACTTACAGGATGAAGAACAGGAGCTTCTAGGACATGAATACCAACTGTTCTGTCAGAAAAATTATACATCAGAGATCACAAAATCGACAATGATCAGAGAAACATAGAATCTTTAAGCTGAACAGACCTGAGTTTGTGAGAGGCAAGATAAAGAAGAAGTTCAACGAAAGTCCCAAGAGAGAGTTCACCGTCTCTGAACTAATTGCCCAAACTGGATCTCCCTGCTGATCAAAGAGACTTTTAGTAAACAAGATTTGTACAATACCAGATGAAGTTTAAAGTTGGAGGGAATCACTAACGGGGGCATAAGGAAGAAGGAAGAGCCATAGTATGTACACGGCTTCAGCTGTCCACAGTAGATACCGAAGGATGCTCTGGAGAGGATCATCTTCAACCTCAACTGTCGCCGCCTCCGGTTTCCGCCGAGCCAAGCATAAGATGGATCTGTCTCGTGTTCTTATTTGGAAGCCGTTCATTGTCTGTCGTGGATTGCATAGATCGACGGTGGGGATTTGACTACTCCGGCGAAGCTGGCAGCGGATTTGTAACGATTTTGTGTGAGGGTTGTGGAGGGAATGACGTCGGTATGTCACTAACGGTGAGGTTACCAGAATCATCCTCGTCCGTTCCCTGCATTATCCAGTATCAACCGTACTCGGAGGAGTCATTTATACTTGAGACTTCGAGAGACTCGTTGAAACGACGGCGTATAGTCTTTCTCACTTGAGCGGAACGTTGCCGTTTAAGTCGACTCACTATTACCTCGACAGGCCTTTAACGGACCAAAGGCCTAAGATATTAATTATTTATACGCCGTTCCGGACCCGTCGTAGAAAAATAGCTCGTTCGACTGCTACATGCATGCGCCGAGAGTTACATTGGATAAAGCACATGAACTCGTGTGACATGCAGGAACGGATTAACTACGGACCAAAAAACGTCAAGCCTACGTTACTCTCTCGAAGTTTTACGGAAGCCGAGTTAAACCACACATCAATATGCGATGACCAATTTTGTCATAGATGCCCAATGGTTTGATGAATAAGATTGTGAATTATACTGTCACTACACTTGAGTTAGACATTTGCAGTACAGACAAAAGTACCCTGCAACGATTCATACATCACTCTTTCCTTCTCGGCAACAGTGAAATGTATAGACAGACAGCAAATACAAAGAAAACATACCTAACCATAAAAAGGCATGAGTTCATATCACAACCATCGCCAAAGTTGTATCTTCTTCCTATAACCTCTACAATATTAAGCTCTACAGACTCAATCTACTACATAAAACATCAAAGCTTCACTTCTTCCCTATGCACTAACAAGAACTAGGGATGTTAAGGTTTACCCAAACCCACATGGATTGGGTTTTTACCCATCTAAGATTAACTGGGTCAACCATGGGTATTAATTTTAAAACTCATATTTATATTGGGTAAATACAAAAAGTAATGATGTGCCTATGGGTTTTCAATTATATATATAGATTTTCACCATTTTAATTAAATTATATAAAATTTGCAAAAATGTTTTTTTTTCGTCAGAACCAAAAAATAATTTTTTCCACCGAAACCGTAAAATAAATTTTCTCACAGAAACCAAAACGAGTTTTCCTGCCGAAACCACAAAACCGAGTTTTCCGCCAAAACCGAAAAACCGAGTTTTCCCGCCAAAACCGCAAAACTGAAATTTCCCGCCAAAACCGTATAATCGAGTTTTTCCGCTAAAATCGCAAAATCGAGTTTTTCGACTGAAAAAACCGCAAAATCGAGTTTTTCGACTGAAAACCGCAAAATCGAGTTTTCCTGCCAAAACCGCAAAAGGTGTTTTCCTGCCAATACCGTAAAACCCAATTTTCACGCCAAAACGATTTTTCCCGCCGAAACCGAAAAACTGAGTTTTCCCGCCAAAACCAAAAAATCACCAAAACCGCAAAAGGTGTTTTCCTGCCAATACCGTAAAACCCAATTTCCACGCCAAAACGATTTTTCCCGCCGAAACCGAAAAATCGAGTTTTCCCGTCAAAACCGAAAAATCAAGTTTTCCCGCCAAAATAAAAACGAGTTTTCCCGCCAAAACAGAAAAACCGAGTTTTCCTGCCAAAAACGAAAAATCGAGTTTTTCCGCCAAAACCGAAAAACCGAGTTTTCCCGTCAAAATAAAAACGAGTTTTCCCGCCGAAGCCGAAAAACCGAGTTTTTCCGCCAAAAATGAAAAACCGAGTTTTCCCACCAAAACTGAAAAAACGAGTTTTCCCGTCAAAATAAAAACGAGTTTTCCCGCCGAAACCGGAAAACCGAGTTTTCCCGCCAAAACCGCAAAACCGAGTTTTTTCGTAAAAATCAAAAACGGGTTTTCCCGCCAAAACCGCAAAACCGAGTTTTCCTGCCGAAACCGCTTAACCGAATTTTCTAGCAAAAACCGTAAAACCGAGTTTTCCCACCAAAATCTAACAAATTTTCACGCCAAAACCGTAAAAACAAGTTTTTCCGCCAAAACTGCAAAACGAGTTTTCCCGCCAAAACCAGAAGGATTATTTTTCCTGCAAACCGCAAAAATCGAATTTTCCAACCAAAACCACAAAAAAAAATTTACCGACCAAAAACCACAAAAAGAAAATTTTCTGCTAAAACCACAAAAACAACTTAACAAGTTTTCTCGTTAAAACCATAAATGAGTTTTCCTGTCAAAACAATGCTTACTGCTAAAACTGCAAAATGAGTTTTCCGGTTATAATTGCAAAATATTTTTTTTTCTGAAAAAGCGAATTTTTCCGCCAAAATCGTAAACGAGTTTTTGTGCTAAAACAAGTTTTCTATAAAATTGCAAAATCTTGTTTATATATTAAAGCTCACATTAATGATATTAATATTTTATATGATCTTCAAAGTAAATAAGATAATACTTTGGGTATCCACGGGTAACCTATACCATATTGGGTTATTTTCTTGATTTGGATTTCAACCCTGATGTTTCTGGGTTTTTGCAGGTTGGGTATAAACTGGGTTGGGTCATTTGTAGGATGGGCTGGGTTGGGTTATTTTACCCTATGTTAACATCCCTAACAAGAACAAAAACTGAATCGGCCTACTCGCATCCTCTACACTGACAAAACTTCTACGTTATCAAAACAGAAATCAAGAGTGACGATATGTGCAATGAAGAGAAATACTCCCAAAACCAGTGAAAAGGTTAACTAATTCATTTTTTCCCTTGCGAACTACTAACCTTAGTCCACCAAAGTGAACCGATCAATAAATTAAACTCTAAAGACTTCTACCATGCTATGGACAAAAATGTGAAACATGGCCATATCATGAGATGAGAAGGCACACAACACACAAAGCGCGACATACTTACCAAACTTGCAGGAGGAGAGAGAGTACAGCCCTAAAAACAGATATAAGTCACAATTAGTGAACTGAACCACAAGGAGATAGAACAAAAAGAGAGGCCTAGTTGGAAAAAATCAGGGAGACATGATTTAAGCTCCATACCTTCATATTTTGTTTCCTTGCGCGGCTCTCTCCTCCAAGCAAACCTCCGGAATGACAATAACACAGTTTATCAGATAATATGTAAACACGTGAAAACACCAGAAAAAACAAAAATTGAAAACTGCATATTAAAAAGGATAACTAAATAAGGAAGAAAAACAACTATTTCAGGCAAAACATGAACCATCACAAAAGAAACCGCGGACAAACACAGTTAGAAAGGGAGGACAAACTCTAAAACCTATTCAAGCAACAGTATCATCCAAGTTCAAACCATAGACCAATGCAGATGCAAAAGTGTTTACTACCAATAAACAACCATTGTACCTTCTCCTGTGTGCCTTTAAAGCATTGAAAGACTTTAGGACTGTCTCTAAGCCATGGTAGGTAGATGTCCTGGAGAAAAATAACATCAGGCCCTCAAAAAGACCATAAGAGAAAATGATGCAATCCAACATCACAAATAATAATCAGAAGGTTTCCATATAATTGAAATATGATTCAGAATGGCCCTCTCCTTATTCAAATTCCAAACATAGATTTCTACAATGAGTAAAGTCGGCAATGAGATTACACAGGAATATAACAAAAGAAAGCTCCATTAGCAGGTTGTCTTACAATAAAACAAGTAAATTCCCATTGAGAATCGCCAACGGTGAGAACTCCACCCAGACACCACCACCCACGCCAACATTGTAACCAAAGCACTCAAGCAGCAGAAAGAAAATGGAGACAGTTCAAAGATTAGAACCTCGAATTAAAACTAAGATGTATAATGTACAGAGGAGGACAGCATTTCCTGATATAACAGAGAAGAGAAAACGGCAACGTAGTTTCATTTGCTAGTGATGAATGGGTGAGCTAATGCCTGTTTTACAGTCAGTCTCTTCTCGGGATCAAGGATGAAAATTTTGTCTAAGAGATCCCTGAAATGAGCTAACATCTTGGGATCCTCACCAGGGTAACCTTTAATAATTGAACCAAAATCTTTCGGCTTTACATTTACGATCATTCTCTTCATCATCTGAAAAGAAAAATATAGCATATTACTCATAGTCAATTGATTTCAAACTGCGAAGTGTCAGAGAAAACATAAGGACTGGTTTTTTACCTTTCCACTAACATTGTCCTCCTCTGTAGCGTAAAAGTTCAAGTCATGATCAAAGTGCTGATCAATAAATGCTCCCTGTTGAACCGAAAGCATAAGTACAAGCATATTAAGTTCTTCGTTCTAGTTCTCTCTACTTTAATGCTTACCTTACGAAGCATCTTTTTGGGGAAGGGGCCTTTCAGTTCCATATGAAGGCGTAACATATCATTATTTGTGGCGCCAGGGAAAAGAACTTTCCCACAATATAGCTCATATAGACAGCAGCCAACTGACCATATATCCAGAGGATGGTCATAGGTGAGCCCCAGAACTGCCATGAAAAAATAAAAGCTCTAATCACATATTCTCTAGCAATAATAGATAAAAATATTCTCTTATCAAACAAAAAATATGTTAATTCTCACTGCAAATTAAACTTACTGATTTCAGGGGATCTGTAAAAACGACTAACAAGATATGGCGTAACTTCATTTTTGCCAGCAAACATCGCATTACCGAAGTCACAAAGCTTTAAGACGTTTTTGTTCTCATTTACCTGGACAAACAGAGGAAATGTCAACTGTTATAAAGCTAGTTAAGAGTATGAGAAAGCAACAGAAACGTATAACAGACCAGCATGTTGTCAGGTTTTATATCGCAGTGAAGAACCCCACAGTTCTTCAAGTGTTTAAGGGCAATGAATAGCTGCTTTGAATAAGACCTAACCGCAGAGAGTTTAAGACCGATGTTGCGGCCAAACTTCTTCAAGACCTCACGAAGATTCAAATGGAGCGACTCAAACACCAAGCAAAGGTGATTCCGATACTTAAAACTTGAAAGAAAACGAACACAATGGCGCTTGTCTTCTCGGTCAGAACCAGCCAGCTTCTTCAATATCTGCACCTCAGTCTGGCCAGCTTTATGCCTAAACGAAATGAGATATAATAATGAGCCGCAAATGCATATATATTAAAAAAAAATACAGATATTGCATAAAGAACTCGAAGTAAAAGTCAGGGCCTGTGTAGAATGCACCACCTACATTGTCTCGTTGTTACGAATAATTTTTATAGCCACTTCTTCAGGTTCAGCTGGTCCAGCTTTTAAATCTTTAGCACGAACCACAGTAGAGAAGACACCTTTTCCATGTGTAGCAATGACTTCATATCTACCGTCAATTAGCTCGCCAAACTGATAGCCTAAAAAGTAGAAGAGACTCATATTTTTAAGATGAAAATTAACAGAAGAGCTTCTACGAGTTGGAAAGGTGAGAAGGTGCATGAAATGGTCACAAACTTGAACTATGAACTAGTATTAATAAGTAGGAACGTAGCTAAATACACACAGAAAACAAACTTACTGTAATAGCCCTCTGCATCATCCCAATTATCATAAAGCCCGCTCCTTACCATCGGAACACCATCACCTTTCCCTCGCGTGTGGTCCTATAACAAAAAAAAAAAACCTAACATAACAAAAAACAACACCATCACCTTTCCCTCGCGTGTGGTCCTATAACAAAAAAAAAAACCTTACATAACAAAAAAAACTATTACACAAATGAAAAAAGGTTTTCTGAGGATCTGACTAATAGATTCATGGCGATAAGAGAAATTTCAGATGATAAAGGCTACTGAACGATAAGATGAAAATATGCCAACTAATTCAATTTACATACCACTTTTTGATTAGCAGCTGGGGACTCTCCAAATATATCATCATGAAACATGTCAGCTGATCTTTCACTCTGGAAACATAAAATTATATAAGATTGAGAAACATCACCACATTTATATATATATATATTCAATTATAATATAAACATAAAACGATTATATATATATATATATATATATATATATATATATATATTCAATTATAATATAAACATAAAACGAAAAAAATATTCACAACCACACACGAAACCAATACCACAGAAACAAAAATATTTCATTTGTGAACGCACCTTCGGGCTACCTTCGCCAAGCCCTGCTGGAGCTAAAGTCCTCTCTGGGTGAGAAATTCCAAACATAGTAGGTGGCGCACCAGTTGTTAATGATGTTTTGGCAACATCACTATCTATAGCATAAATGTCCGAGTTATCTTTGGCTGGATCAGCATTAGCAGCTAAGACAATAGAGGAAGAAGCCGAATCTGGAGCACCATTTTCTTTAACATCATCTGCCACAAACAGAAAACTAACTGAGACTGCCTGGAAGCTGAAAATCTCAATAACAAATTTTGTACAAGTGCATGTGGAAATCAGTCAACGAAATCAACTGAAAACTAACTGCAGATTTTCTGCTAAAGAGCCATTCACGCATTCAAAGTGCATGTGGAAATCAGTCAACGAAATCAACTGAAAACTAACTGCAAATTTTCTGCTAAAGAGCCATTCACGCATTCCAAATTGAGAGGAACAGGTTTCTTGTTAACCTAAGGGGTCGTCTGATACACAACACGCAAGTGACTTCCAAGATTCAAGAACTACATCTTAACAACCAAATAAAAGCGGGCCGATGAAAATTTTTATTTACAACTCCAACCACAGTACCAAGGTCCATACTTAAACAAATAATCTGAACCATCATGCTTAAGTCGTTATGCATAATGATTGCAATGAAGGATGGGGAATTACCTTTCCCCTTATCCTGAGAAGAAAGTTCGTTTTGCTGATCGGGCTTCTTCTTATATTTCTCCAGTATGGCTTCCATTCGCTTCCTACTCTCCTCCTTGATTCTGTTTAGTTCTTCTTCTTCTTCCTCCGGAGATTTCCATATAACTCCTTCGTCATTATCATTTTGAGCATCCTCATTTCTGGACCTGATCGCAAAATAGTTAGGAGCCACACAATATAACAAAGCTTTATCATCTGTAATGAAATATTCACAAGGGTTAGGACTATTGAGAGAATACCTTTCCCCGTTGTCCACATCAACATTTTTATACTTCTCGGTATCAGTCTTGAGTTCTCTTCCTTTGTCCCTATCTTTGTCATTCTCCCTTTCCTTTTCTCTCTTCCTCTCTCGACTTTCATACCTTGTTCTATCTCTACTCTTACCTCTTTCATTGTCTCTGTCTCGAACATAATCTACTTCCCTCTCCCTTCTCCTATCCCTATCACTGCTCCTACCTCGTCTTTCCCTTTCCCATTCCCTTCTCCTATCCCTATCAATGCTTCGCTCCCGTTCATAGTCTTTTAGCCTTTCACGCTCAGCCTCAATCTCCCTCCTACTCCCTCGTTCTCTTTCCTTTCTACGTTCACTATCTCTCTCTCTCCGTTTACTTCTTTCTGAATCTTTATCTCGTATGCTTCCCTCCCGGACCATATCCCTCTCCTTACTTCTTTCTCTTTCCAAGATTTCTCGACCATATTGCCTGTCATCTTCCCCATATCGCCCACGTCGATAATAATTGTCCTCAGTTCTCCCTGCTTCAACTCTGTCATATAGATAATCCCTACTCGGATCATGATGTCTCCCTCTGACCGGAAACTCATCCGCCGCAACAAGCCTTGATCTTGACATTTCCCTCTCCCGATCATGTGACCTAGACCTACTCCGAGCACGGACTTCGTTAAACTGCCTGCGGTTTGTCGGTGACCAGTTACTATTCTTACGCTTCTCCTCAGACTCAGAGTTTTCCAAAGAAAGTGAGCTCCTCCCATTATCATCACTTCTCTTACCAACTCTGTCTGAAGGACCTCCATACTCTTTATACCACCTCTTGTCCTTCCTTTCAGATTCACGAGTTAGAACACCATTAGAAGTCTCGGCATTCCGAGCACCAGAAACCCCATCGAAAGGCTGCAAGCACAGCCACAAGATTTTCGGAAAATTTATCAGAAAAGGAGATAAATGAGATACAAAATTCATGAGCATACATGACAAAAAAAAATGAAAAAAGCATCTACATAATCACGAAACCAGTTCTTACAAATCAAGGGAACGCCATCAGTCTCCATTGAACGCCTAGTGCAACTTCTTTCTTAGATATGCATTGAAACACTCACGTTATCTAAAGAGAATACTCTCAAAAACCAAAACTTTTATCATAAAACGGAAAATTCAGCTTGATATAAAACCATAAAGGCATAAATGATGTTTGGATACTGAGGTGTATAACAAGTTGCGTATGGAAAAATCTCAGGTATCAATCAGATCATTCTTATCCCAGCATCCAAACAGAATTTAAGCCAAATAAACAGGAAATTTATGAGCAAAAAGACGTAAGAAGAGCGATTGGAACAGACCAGATGGTAGCCTTGAAATTGATCGGATTTGATTTCTCCTGATTCGTCGTCGGAATCTGGCGTCTTAACATTGGCGAGCCCTTCTTCATCTAGAATCTCCCCCTCCTCAACGTCATCCTCACCGCCGTGACTAACTCCAATCGGAGTAACATCCATCAGCTCCGTCTCATCGTCGCCCTTCTTATCACGGTGATGCCGGTGATGGCGCCTGTGGTGGTGCTTGTGATGACGGTGCTTGTGCCGCTTCGATGATTTATCGGCCTCGTCGGACGGTGAAGACGAACGGTGGTGCTTGCGGTGGTGAGATTCGATCTGCTTGTCGTTCTCCATCAGATCGTCGAAATTAGGGTTTGTGCTCAATAGGAATCAGTTGGTTTGTTTTCCCCTCTTTCTCCCTCGCTACGAGGGTTACGCGACTCGGGAATTAGTTAGCAGATATAGGCACTGCCACAAATGGTTTAACAAAACCGGAATTTTAAATTGAAATAAGATGGTTTAATTATCCGGTTACTAAATACCAATTGGTACAACGAGGCCAACATGTAGGTGAAGACGCTTAACGAACGTCCACCTCGTCTTCACCTCCCACTTCACTCCTTTAAACCTCTCAGATCTCTCTCACTGTGATTCATCGAATAGCAACAATGGCGGCTTCTTCTTCGTTTTTATCAACAGCTTCGCTATCCAATCCCAAATCCACCATTTCATTCGCTTCCTCCGTCTCCCCTGCTCCCATCCCTTCCCTCCGCCGCGTAGTTTTCCGCTCTCCGTCTTCTCACCGCAGAGTAACGACGGTCAGATCCAAGATTCGCGAGATTTTTATGCCGGCGCTATCCTCCACCATGACGGAAGGCAAAATCGTCTCCTGGATCAAAACCGAAGGCGAGAAACTCGCCAAAGGAGAGAGTGTCGTCGTCGTTGAGTCTGATAAGGCGGAT
It encodes:
- the LOC106317632 gene encoding serine/threonine-protein kinase prp4-like isoform X2, with the protein product MSRSRLVAADEFPVRGRHHDPSRDYLYDRVEAGRTEDNYYRRGRYGEDDRQYGREILERERSKERDMVREGSIRDKDSERSKRRERDSERRKERERGSRREIEAERERLKDYERERSIDRDRRREWERERRGRSSDRDRRREREVDYVRDRDNERGKSRDRTRYESRERKREKERENDKDRDKGRELKTDTEKYKNVDVDNGERSRNEDAQNDNDEGVIWKSPEEEEEELNRIKEESRKRMEAILEKYKKKPDQQNELSSQDKGKDDVKENGAPDSASSSIVLAANADPAKDNSDIYAIDSDVAKTSLTTGAPPTMFGISHPERTLAPAGLGEGSPKSERSADMFHDDIFGESPAANQKVDHTRGKGDGVPMVRSGLYDNWDDAEGYYSYQFGELIDGRYEVIATHGKGVFSTVVRAKDLKAGPAEPEEVAIKIIRNNETMHKAGQTEVQILKKLAGSDREDKRHCVRFLSSFKYRNHLCLVFESLHLNLREVLKKFGRNIGLKLSAVRSYSKQLFIALKHLKNCGVLHCDIKPDNMLVNENKNVLKLCDFGNAMFAGKNEVTPYLVSRFYRSPEIILGLTYDHPLDIWSVGCCLYELYCGKVLFPGATNNDMLRLHMELKGPFPKKMLRKGAFIDQHFDHDLNFYATEEDNVSGKMMKRMIVNVKPKDFGSIIKGYPGEDPKMLAHFRDLLDKIFILDPEKRLTVKQALAHPFITSK
- the LOC106317634 gene encoding uncharacterized protein LOC106317634 is translated as MILVTSPLVTYRRHSLHNPHTKSLQIRCQLRRSSQIPTVDLCNPRQTMNGFQIRTRDRSILCLARRKPEAATVEVEDDPLQSILRYLLWTAEAVYILWLFLLPYAPGDPVWAISSETVNSLLGLSLNFFFILPLTNSVGIHVLEAPVLHPMAEGLFNFVIAWTLMFAPLLYTDRKRDRFKSSLDVLWGLMMFLTNTFLIPYMAIRLNDADPDDKPSKRSQLGEAMTKGASVVGLTGATVCLISTLWSLYGRADGGFGGIMERWQYLIGYLGSERLAYAFIWDICLYTVFQPWLIGENLQNVKKSKVELVRYLRFVPVLGLLAYLLSLNLDD
- the LOC106317632 gene encoding serine/threonine-protein kinase prp4-like isoform X1; translated protein: MENDKQIESHHRKHHRSSSPSDEADKSSKRHKHRHHKHHHRRHHRHHRDKKGDDETELMDVTPIGVSHGGEDDVEEGEILDEEGLANVKTPDSDDESGEIKSDQFQGYHLPFDGVSGARNAETSNGVLTRESERKDKRWYKEYGGPSDRVGKRSDDNGRSSLSLENSESEEKRKNSNWSPTNRRQFNEVRARSRSRSHDREREMSRSRLVAADEFPVRGRHHDPSRDYLYDRVEAGRTEDNYYRRGRYGEDDRQYGREILERERSKERDMVREGSIRDKDSERSKRRERDSERRKERERGSRREIEAERERLKDYERERSIDRDRRREWERERRGRSSDRDRRREREVDYVRDRDNERGKSRDRTRYESRERKREKERENDKDRDKGRELKTDTEKYKNVDVDNGERSRNEDAQNDNDEGVIWKSPEEEEEELNRIKEESRKRMEAILEKYKKKPDQQNELSSQDKGKDDVKENGAPDSASSSIVLAANADPAKDNSDIYAIDSDVAKTSLTTGAPPTMFGISHPERTLAPAGLGEGSPKSERSADMFHDDIFGESPAANQKVDHTRGKGDGVPMVRSGLYDNWDDAEGYYSYQFGELIDGRYEVIATHGKGVFSTVVRAKDLKAGPAEPEEVAIKIIRNNETMHKAGQTEVQILKKLAGSDREDKRHCVRFLSSFKYRNHLCLVFESLHLNLREVLKKFGRNIGLKLSAVRSYSKQLFIALKHLKNCGVLHCDIKPDNMLVNENKNVLKLCDFGNAMFAGKNEVTPYLVSRFYRSPEIILGLTYDHPLDIWSVGCCLYELYCGKVLFPGATNNDMLRLHMELKGPFPKKMLRKGAFIDQHFDHDLNFYATEEDNVSGKMMKRMIVNVKPKDFGSIIKGYPGEDPKMLAHFRDLLDKIFILDPEKRLTVKQALAHPFITSK